The sequence AAAGTCTGGAAAGAGAAAGGAGGAGGGGAGAAAAGATATTAAAAGAGATGGGAGAAGAGAATTATGACAGAATGATAAGAGAAAAATATAAGGCAAAGATACCAAAAATAACCCTTGAAAAATGTCCAAATATAGTATTTAAATGAAATTTTTGTGCGATGAAATGCTCGGAAGGCTTGCGAAATGGCTGCGTGTAATGGGTTATGATGTTTTATATTTAAAAAATGTTGAGGACGAAAAAATAGTTGAAAATGCAATAAAAGAAGATAGAATTCTGCTTACAAGAGATAAAAAACTTGCAAAAAAATTCAAAAATTCTCTTTACATAGAGGAGAAAGATTTGGATGGCCAGATAAGGAAAGTAGTTGAGGCATTTGAAATAACTAAAAATGAAGAAAATTTTCTTTCTAGATGTATAATCTGCAATGTTGAAATAGAAGAAATTGAAAAGGAAAAGGTAAAGGGAAAAGTTCCAGAAAATGTTTTTGAAAATTTTGAAGAATTCTGGATATGCAAGAAATGCGGGCGCATCTACTGGGCGGGCACACACTGGAAAAACATGAAGGAAAAGATGGAGAAAATTAAGTAAAATATTGCATCCTTTCATTTGAAAAACTTAAATTAAGTTTTTTGTTTCATGTTATGATTCAAAATTTTAATCCAGTAATGCAGGCATTTATTGCGGGTTGCTTCACATGGGGCTTGACCGCACTTGGGGCATTGATTGTTTTTGTTGTAAAGGAAATGAATAGAAAATTAATGAAAAGCATGCTTGGATTTGCTGCGGGTGTAATGATTTCCGCAAGCTTTTGGTCATTGCTTGCACCTTCTGTTGAAATGATGGAAGGAAAAAATTTTCAATGGTTTCCTCCTTTATCTGGTTTCTTGATCGGGAGCATATTTCTCTTGGCTATTGATAAAATTCTTCCCCATCTTCATCTGGGTTTGGAGATAGATGAAGCAGAGGGTATAAAAACAAGCTGGCATAAAACAACATTGCTTATTCTTGCAATAACTCTACATAATATTCCTGAGGGGCTTGCAATTGGTGTTGCTTTCGGAGCAATTTCGCAGGGAGCACCTTTTTCAGGAGCAGTTACCTTAGCAATTGGCATTGGATTGCAGAATTTTCCAGAAGGAATGGCAGTTTCTATGCCATTGAAAGGGGAGGGATTTTCTTCTCTCAGAAGTTTCTGGTATGGACAGCTTTCCGCAGTTGTTGAGCCAATTTTTGCAGTTTTGGGAGCATTCGCAGTTTTTATTTTCAAATCAATTCTCCCCTATGCACTTGCTTTTGCTGCGGGAGCAATGATTTTTGTTGTTATTGAAGAAATTATTCCAGAATCGCAGAGAGATGGAAGTGCTGATATTGCTACAATTTCTGCTCTGCTTGGATTTGCTATCATGATGTTTCTGGATGTTGCATTTGGCTGAAATCACTCACTCCATCCAACATTTCCTTGCCATTCGTATGTCTCATTTAATGAAGGCCAGTAAAATTTTATTTGCGCATAATAACTTTTTCCAAATTCAGGGGCAATATAATCTGGATAAAAACTCCTTGCAATAAATTCCTTAAGAATGGCTGTTTTTACCTCGCTTCCCTCCTGATATAATGGTTCAACAATCGATGGCCCGTTTTCAATTGGTCCTATTCCCATTTCAAGCCTTTCCTGCGGAGGAAAATATATGTCGCATCTGGGCGCTCCCTTCTCCTTGCCAACCC is a genomic window of Thermoplasmatales archaeon containing:
- a CDS encoding Mut7-C RNAse domain-containing protein, which translates into the protein MKFLCDEMLGRLAKWLRVMGYDVLYLKNVEDEKIVENAIKEDRILLTRDKKLAKKFKNSLYIEEKDLDGQIRKVVEAFEITKNEENFLSRCIICNVEIEEIEKEKVKGKVPENVFENFEEFWICKKCGRIYWAGTHWKNMKEKMEKIK
- a CDS encoding ZIP family metal transporter; protein product: MIQNFNPVMQAFIAGCFTWGLTALGALIVFVVKEMNRKLMKSMLGFAAGVMISASFWSLLAPSVEMMEGKNFQWFPPLSGFLIGSIFLLAIDKILPHLHLGLEIDEAEGIKTSWHKTTLLILAITLHNIPEGLAIGVAFGAISQGAPFSGAVTLAIGIGLQNFPEGMAVSMPLKGEGFSSLRSFWYGQLSAVVEPIFAVLGAFAVFIFKSILPYALAFAAGAMIFVVIEEIIPESQRDGSADIATISALLGFAIMMFLDVAFG